TTGGATTTTGTGTCTTTGTAATCTTCTGTGACTACAATGCTTGAATCATACTGGTCATTCAGGGCCGCGGTTTAGCTTGAATCTTGATGCCTCATAGCACCATGATCAATGTCACAGATACCCTCTATGCATTGAGAGGCAATCGAACCATATTGAGCTTTAAAGACATTCATGCTAATAGTTTTCATTTGAAAACACATTGTGAGAATGAATAAGAGTGTTCTTTTATCTATACCTTCTCATGAATGCGGACTGAAGCGTATCTTGAAGAAATGCATGAGTCAATCTAGTGGATTGTATGTCACTACGATTCGAATATCGAATCTCATGTTGTCGCCAAACATGATATTTGGGACACCGACTCATATAGGCTTTGGTTTAACCAAATTGGTCAACCTGGAAGAGATATAATGGTCCAAATTTTGAGAAATTCTCATGGACATCCATTCTTCCGCTCAAAACGAAGACATTCAAGATCTAGCATCACCATGAAGCATGGTGGTGACCCGGGGGACATTGACGTCACTCGAACACGACTCCAACTTCCTAGAGGTCGTCCGGTCAATTCCTCAAGCAATTGAGGTGCACCTGCCTTTTCTCAATGTCGCATTGGCCCCCTGCAATGCTCATTTCTCGTTTTGAAAGCCTATTTTTTAGCTAAATTAGGAGTGAGACCCTTCTACACTAAATAACACAAAAGTGAACATTCTATTCTTACGTCAAACTATGTAGATAGATACAACCAACTTGCAGACACCTTTTTATGTTTTATGGTGTTGGTTGAAGTGTTAACACACTGGTCACGTGTTACACTATTATCTACTGCTTATGCTGCTTATACTTCTACGGGCTCACTACCCATTTTTTAAAAAAGTTTATCGGGATGGAAGTTGAAGTGTCTTGTACCCCTGACGCGCCCGTTACCGGGCATGCGGCAATTAAGAACCTTTTTTTACAATCGTAGTATAAGGCAAATAAGGTTCAATCAATCCGGGGACTAAAGGTGCTCTTGTAACAATGGTCATGTAAAAAGTTAGTAGTTTGATATATATACATTTACAAGTACTGATTTACAAATATACATATGGTACAAGGTAATCAGGGGGGGTTTTGAGGTTTGTTCTAATGTTCCTACTAAAAGATAAAAATAAAAGCTAAACTAATATATACAAGTGATCGATTCATTCAACACATCCATCAGAGAGAAACTCAGATTCTGACCACACATCAAAGTTCACATTTCAACCTTAGCAATCCGATAACATGCCAATTCAGAGAACTAGAAACAATCTGAAAATACAAGCCTACGAGGTCATGCATTTTATAGTTCTACTTACTTATCCCTAGCACAGAACGTCTAGAACTAGGACATCTCATGCAAGGTTGCTATCAATACTACAAGTATCTGTCTACACTTAACATGAGTCCTTAGAATATATAGAACGAGATTGAACACAATTATATTGTGAACGTCACAACAGGGATTGCATAGTATATGTATTCAACCATATCTGTAACACAACTTCCACCACTAGAGATCTACACTTACCTACTAGGCTTAGCATAAATCATGACATTAGTTAGCATGCATTCTAACATAGGTATATCAAACAACAACACATACTTTCTAACCTATGAATTGACAAGATCAGATTGCTAAAAATATCATTAATGAAACTTTAGCATGCTTTACTGAAACTCAGAATTTACTAACAACATAACCATCGAAACAACATCCAAATCCAATATTTGAAAACCGAAAACATGTTTCTGAAATTGTAAAGGAAAACTAAACAAAACAGAGGTAGGGTTACACTTTATCAGTCTTCAAGAAGCTTGTAGACATCAACAAAGTGCTCCAGCTTCAAAGCTTCAAGGCTCCCAAGTTGCTGCTCTTGTGGAAACGTCCAACAAGGCTTTGGCAAGGAAGAAACTCAGCAAAGGAGAGGGAGAGGCTGCTCAGCAGAGCTATGTGTTTCCCTGACTTTTGTGTGAATGAATGATGGTTTGAAAAGTACCCAAGGCTGTCTATATATAGAGGAAATTCTTGTGGAACTTCTCCTCAAAACTGATGTGGGACTAGGAGAAATGTGTGGTTTTTCTTCTTTAGGAGCACATGTTTGACTTTTCTTCTTCCTTGGACAGCTTGGGCCTTCTTTTGGGCTTTCTGCATTTTTCTCTTTCATCCTTGGACTTGGGCCTTCTTTTGGGCTATCTTCTTCCTTCCTTGGACTGCAAGAAGGCTTCACTACATTTTTCTGCATTTTCTGTTATTTCCATGATTTAGCCTTCTTTTCTTGATTTATGCTCTAATGTCCTTTACAATCACAAAGCATGTTAGAAATGGCATTATTATGAGAATATCATAGCTAAATAGGGTAGGAAACACATTATAAAAATAGCACTTTGTGCTCATATCAACCCCATATTCACACGCAATACGGTCTCGCCGAGGCTACGACCAAGCAACTTTAGCTTATCGCTCGAACATTATTGATGCGCACCAATCTTTCTATCGCGTCTTGGGGCTATGTAATATTTGCATGCAGCTTTACTATTCATCTACAACCCACCATTATTGAATATTTTTGTACTACAGCTCGTGACTGTATACCAGGATTGCAATCCTTGAGCTCAAACAAGATTGAAACGGGTCTCCAATCCTTGAGCTCGGCTAAATGTTATTTCTAGGTGCCAAATCGCATTGTCACTGCGTACAATGATGGGTCATTTGAGATGAAGAAGTGTTTAGGTTGGATATGAACCTCCACCTATAAATCCGCATATGTAGAAACCTTGTCAGGTAATCTCATTCACCGCTAAATTGCGGATTGTCACTTTGATGAGACAATATTCCCGCCATTAGGGGGAGATAAGAACACAAGTGTTTAAGTGGAACGACGTGAATTGTCGTGGTTTGTCCCCACTAAGTCTCATCTTGATCCTAAATGCTTAAAGTGTTAAAGTGACGAGATCACATGCTGCAAATATGTCTGCAAGGATTGATGTCCTATCAAGAGGACATGGTGCGACCAAAAAAGTGTTGGTCTTGACGCATCACCATGGATGGTGATATGGTGACGCCATATAGTGGCAAAATTGGTATCACAAGGCGGTCTGGCTCCCCAAGGAAACCCTTAAGTTTGATATTTTCTCGCACTAGGAAGAAAGCGAGCTTGGCACAACCTGATCCATTGATCAATGATACTAAAATCCGTCTTATGAAGTCTGAATTGTGGTAATCGTTGGGGGACGCCTCAATGTCAAATCTAATCTATATAGAGATCTCTACAAGTATTACACTAGTGTACATGAGGATGTGGGATAATGAGTCTACTATCGAACCACCTTTCGTTGATAGATATCAATTTAGTTGATTGGCCTAATGGAAAGATGCAATCCAGCATTAACAAAGAGATAGGTCCTTGGGCAAGTAATACCGACACCGCAAGTTAAACCCTATCAACTATGTCTTTGTTAGATAGCGTAGTAAGAACAAGAGCTTAGACTCACCTTATGGCGCAAGGTCTCTCACTAACACGCACTGAGATCGACTACGATGAGATATGCTCTCGTAATGGATGTCATTGAACTCCACTACTTTGTCAGTTTGGTAGTTTCCGAATAATTGAACATGCAGCCTATGAATGTGGTCATAATAACATCTCTATGGGATCAGAGATATACATGAAGGTCTTAAACGGACTTCATTCATCCGAATCAAGTGGCTCCAAACCACAGGAGCATGCGTTTGCTAAATGTATTGAAACGCACATGGACTCTACTTGATTTGGAAGGGATATGGTGAATTATGCCTTTGTGTGTTCATTTCGGATTTACATGGACTCTTGATGGATCAAGAGATGCCAATATGTATCAACATCTGAAAAAAAAAGATCTTGGGAAGACACGGTCTCAATAAGGCACTCGATGACTGTATTGATGATGATTTTCCATCAATCGGCTTAGGCACTTTATAACTAGTGAGGCCTACATATACTCCCATGATTATTCAAGGTCTTTGCTCTAAAGAGAGATCTATTGTTTTGTCTAAAGCAAGATGACAAATATGTGTTAAGAGATGGAGTTCCCATCTAAGTACAATAAGACGCATCAATGTACTCAACACAATACGAAAGACTTGACATCTCATTCACTATGAAAAGTTGTAAAGCTAAGTGTAGCTATGCGCCTACGCAACGCCAATATAATGGCAGTAACTCTTTTTTCAATACTTAATGGTATGAAAGGTTGAGGCTTATTCTATCCCTACATAAGAAAGACACATCAAAAGCGAAATCAGAATCTGCCAAGTTTCGTAGATCAAGTTCCACGGCACCTACAGGAAATCTCACTCACTAGAAAATGGTGAAATTGGTACCATTGGAAAGGTCTATGTGTCCACTTTCCAGGGACACCAACCATTTGATCATACCTATCATATTGAGTGAGTTATGGCCGTTTTCGTAAAGTAGGACGAATCTGTCCGAGAATCTGATTTTGGCAAAACAGTCAACTTCGACTGGACTTTGTGAATGTGAATAGCTCCTGACGAACCAGAATGTGTGTAATATACGATTGGAAAGCTAAATGAGTCTAGTTTCCAAAACCATTTACAGTTCGTTCATATGTATTTCCTAGAGGAAGTTACGACTGTTCTAGTAACTAAAGGTCATGCTGCACGAAAATTTGATTTCCTGCACGAACTTATGTTTTGAGTTCACAAGCGGCCTTCTCCTCAAGATCTAAGTGTAAAAGATCATTTGAGGACAATACGGTATGATTTAGTTAATCATTGTCCAATGCCACATTTGAAGACATGTTAAAGAGCATTGACATGCTAAGTTGTTGAAACTTCCGTGATTAGTAAAAATCAGGAAGAGCCCTATGATTGATGTAAAGATCAGAGGTGCAAACTTCAGGAGGAGTCTAGCACATACATACATGTCACTATCAAATGTGAAGAGTGCATTGTACTCTTTTTCTCCTACGATCAAGGTTCAGTTTTTCTCCCACAGGATTTTTGTGACTTGATAAAGTTTTTGACGAGGCAACAGATCAGCACCATCGGTATATCAGTGCGCGGCACAAGGGGGAGTGTTCTAGGATATTCTGTATCTTTCTAGATATTCTTTATGTGTGTCTTGGCCTTATGCCAATAGAATATGTAGTTAGACTAGATCTATGTATTCATATCTTTACCATATTAGTATTGTGTAATTCCCTATATAAAGGGCTTATCTCAATGAATAAGATGATGATTCTCTTGCTATCTCTTTGTCTATACACTTTATACTTCATCAGTTATCAAAATAAGTGTGGTTTTTCTAGGATTTTGTTAGATTTGCTTATGTTTTGTTCTTTTGGATTTTTTGGGTTCTCTGGTTCTGGTTACTTTGTTTGAGGTGCAATACTTATAGTTTGCAGCATAAGAACTACCTAGGATAGCTTTGGTCTTCTTAGGTAGCTTCGCATGATTCATTTTTAACGTTTACCTGCGAAGATGTGTCATGTTTATGTTGTAATCCGATTTTCAGTTATCAATATATAAATGTCTGACGTCCATTTATCAAAAAAAAAATTAATTATTATCTGCATACACCATACACCCGATAGCTTTTTTCCGACTGGAGCTGTAATATATCTATTATCTAACATGATACTTATGGAAAAAAAAAAATACAAGTTTGATGTTGTAGATTTATATCTAATCGGGATATTCGCATTACATACAAGTGATACAACATTTTATTCCGTTCAATAAAAAAAATAAAAAAATAAAAATAAAAAAATAAAAAGCCAACAAGAAACAAGATAGGGATTGAAGGAAGTAGGCAGCTAGGTGTGTGAAACTGAGGACGATGTCTTGGAAGCCTCGAGATCTGCAGCCTGCTTGAGAAAGCTCTGGTCCTCGAGAGCCATCTGTATAGGGCAAGAGCCAAGCCCGTCGGCGATGGCCAGCAAAATCTTCTTCATCTCCTCCCTGAACTCGTCCAGATCCACCGTCCCGCTCTGGTCGCAGTCGAACTTATCGAATATGGAATTGTAGAGCTGCGTCAGCTCATCAGGCGAGGTTGCCACGTCCATGCCGAAGTGGGTCTCGATCAATCTCATAGACTCGAACGCTTTTCGCAACTCAGACCGGGACAGAACGCCATCGTTGTTAAGATCTAGAGCAGCAAAACGCTCGTCCACGCTCTTCTTGAACTGCACCTCGTCGCTCACGAAGTCCTTCACCGTCGTTCCGTCGATTATCACCACTCCCATCCTACGTTACCTAATACGTTGATTTTTCTGTTTCTTCTCCACTCAGTCGGTGTGGTCTGGTGTTGGTGTTGGTTATCGTGTGGGGTGTTATATAATTAGAGGTCCACAGCTGACATATATCCTTCGACCAAAAAAAATAAAAAGAAAAATGCCCGTTTACACAAAAACAACAAAATTAGAACCCGATTTAATAAAAATCTAATTCATAAGCCCATCCCAATGAAACTTGAGTAAAAACAAAATTATCCTCCTTTTTATTCAACTAACCCTCTCTCTCCTTTCCCAGTTTCCCGATCTGAATTCTT
Above is a window of Fragaria vesca subsp. vesca linkage group LG7, FraVesHawaii_1.0, whole genome shotgun sequence DNA encoding:
- the LOC101305690 gene encoding uncharacterized protein LOC101305690, with protein sequence MGVVIIDGTTVKDFVSDEVQFKKSVDERFAALDLNNDGVLSRSELRKAFESMRLIETHFGMDVATSPDELTQLYNSIFDKFDCDQSGTVDLDEFREEMKKILLAIADGLGSCPIQMALEDQSFLKQAADLEASKTSSSVSHT